One genomic region from Leptolyngbyaceae cyanobacterium JSC-12 encodes:
- a CDS encoding cyanophycin synthetase (IMG reference gene:2510097879~PFAM: RimK-like ATP-grasp domain; Mur ligase family, glutamate ligase domain; Mur ligase middle domain~TIGRFAM: cyanophycin synthetase), which produces MSSGCLTTLKLFLITVVMKILKIQTLRGPNYWSIRRQKLIVMRLDLEELAETPSNQIQGFYEGLTNVLPTLIEHFCSPGCRGGFLKRVQEGTMMGHIVEHVALELQELAGMPVGFGRTRETSTPGVYQVVIEYQYEQAGRYAARAAVRLCQSIVDTGNYPQEELEKDLEDLRQLASDASLGPSTESIVKEAEAKGIPWLELGARHLIQLGYGVHQKRMQATLSNQTGILGVELASDKEGTKRVLGDAGIPVPRGTTINFLDELEEAIEYVGGYPIVIKPLDGNHGRGITIDINSWEEAVEAYDAAKAVSRSVIVERFYRGQDHRILVVNGRVVAVAERIPAHVVGDGRSTIEELIDETNKDPRRGEGHDNVLTKIELDRTSWQLLDKQGYTLDTVLEAGQICYLRATANLSTGGIAIDRTDDIHPENVWIAQRVAKTIGLDICGIDVVTPDITRPLREMDGVIVEVNAAPGFRMHVCPSVGIPRNVAEPVLEMLFPPGTPSRVPIIAITGTNGKTTTTRLIAHIFRQTGQTVGYTTTDGTYIGDYLAEPGDNTGPQSAHLILQDPTVEVAVLESARGGILRSGLAFSACDVGVVLNVAADHLGLGDIDTIEQMARVKSVVPETVMPNGYAVLNADDPLVAEMASRVNAQVAYFSMHPDSELLRTHTQKGGLAAVYENGYLSILKGDWTLRIEQAANVPLTLGGRAPFMIANALAASLAAFAQGVDIKDIRAALLTFKASTAQTPGRMNLFNLGKFHALVDYAHNAHSYEALAGFVRNWPGERIGVVGGPGDRRDEDFITLGTLSAEMFDRIIVKEDDDNRGRPRGDAARLIARGLQQAKPDCRYEAILDETTAIQTALDSAPLNSLVVILPESVTRAIQLIEARRPISEPEVTPTTPMTTSTTTVAETQVVAEVVDANQSSEVPA; this is translated from the coding sequence GTGAGCAGCGGGTGCCTGACTACGCTCAAGTTATTCCTAATCACAGTGGTTATGAAAATCCTCAAGATCCAGACATTACGCGGTCCCAACTATTGGAGCATTCGACGCCAAAAACTTATTGTTATGCGTCTGGATTTAGAAGAGTTAGCGGAAACACCATCCAACCAAATCCAGGGGTTCTACGAAGGATTAACTAACGTTTTGCCCACGCTGATTGAGCATTTCTGTTCACCCGGTTGCCGAGGTGGTTTTTTGAAACGTGTGCAGGAAGGCACCATGATGGGACACATCGTGGAGCACGTTGCTCTAGAGCTTCAGGAGCTTGCGGGAATGCCTGTTGGGTTCGGGCGTACTCGTGAAACTTCCACGCCTGGAGTGTATCAGGTTGTGATCGAATATCAGTACGAGCAGGCGGGTCGGTATGCGGCGCGTGCGGCTGTGCGCTTGTGCCAGAGCATCGTGGATACTGGCAACTATCCCCAAGAAGAACTGGAAAAAGATCTGGAAGACTTGCGGCAGTTAGCATCAGATGCTTCTTTAGGCCCAAGTACTGAGTCAATTGTCAAAGAGGCTGAAGCCAAAGGGATTCCCTGGCTTGAATTGGGTGCACGCCATTTGATCCAGCTTGGGTATGGGGTTCATCAAAAACGAATGCAGGCGACGCTGAGTAATCAGACTGGGATTTTAGGTGTTGAACTTGCTAGCGATAAGGAAGGAACGAAGCGAGTTTTAGGTGATGCGGGTATCCCAGTGCCGCGAGGGACTACGATTAACTTTTTAGATGAACTGGAAGAAGCGATCGAATACGTAGGTGGCTATCCTATTGTGATCAAGCCGTTGGATGGGAATCACGGGCGTGGGATTACGATTGATATTAACTCCTGGGAAGAAGCAGTTGAAGCTTACGACGCAGCGAAAGCCGTATCTCGCTCGGTGATTGTAGAGCGATTCTACCGGGGGCAAGATCACCGCATCTTAGTAGTGAATGGCAGGGTGGTGGCAGTTGCGGAACGGATTCCAGCGCATGTCGTGGGAGATGGGCGATCGACCATTGAAGAGTTGATTGACGAAACGAATAAAGATCCCCGTCGTGGCGAGGGACACGATAATGTTTTGACTAAAATTGAACTTGATCGCACCAGTTGGCAACTCTTAGACAAGCAAGGCTACACATTAGATACAGTGCTTGAGGCAGGGCAAATTTGCTACCTGCGAGCAACGGCAAACTTAAGCACAGGTGGAATTGCCATCGATCGCACTGACGATATTCATCCCGAAAATGTATGGATTGCGCAGCGTGTTGCCAAAACTATTGGTCTGGATATTTGCGGCATCGACGTTGTCACCCCTGATATTACTCGTCCATTACGGGAAATGGATGGTGTCATCGTCGAAGTTAATGCAGCTCCTGGCTTCCGGATGCACGTGTGCCCTAGCGTCGGCATTCCTCGCAATGTGGCAGAACCTGTCCTGGAAATGCTATTCCCGCCTGGAACACCTAGCCGTGTTCCCATCATTGCCATTACAGGAACTAACGGTAAAACGACGACAACCCGTTTAATTGCTCACATTTTCCGCCAAACCGGGCAGACGGTCGGTTACACCACAACGGATGGCACTTATATTGGGGATTATCTGGCAGAACCTGGTGACAACACTGGACCCCAAAGTGCCCATCTGATTTTGCAAGATCCGACGGTTGAGGTGGCAGTGCTAGAAAGTGCCAGAGGTGGAATTCTGCGCTCTGGGCTGGCATTTAGTGCGTGCGATGTGGGGGTGGTCTTAAACGTTGCAGCAGATCACCTGGGATTAGGAGACATCGATACGATTGAGCAAATGGCACGAGTGAAGAGTGTTGTTCCAGAAACAGTGATGCCGAATGGATACGCAGTACTCAATGCTGATGATCCGCTGGTTGCTGAGATGGCAAGTCGGGTAAATGCTCAAGTTGCTTATTTCTCCATGCATCCTGATAGTGAACTGTTGCGAACCCATACCCAAAAGGGTGGGCTAGCAGCCGTTTATGAAAATGGCTATTTATCGATCCTGAAGGGGGATTGGACGTTGCGTATTGAGCAGGCAGCAAATGTGCCGCTTACTCTGGGAGGACGCGCACCTTTCATGATTGCCAATGCCCTGGCAGCCAGTTTGGCAGCATTTGCTCAAGGGGTCGATATTAAGGATATTCGCGCCGCATTACTGACCTTCAAGGCATCCACTGCGCAAACTCCTGGGCGGATGAACTTGTTCAATTTGGGCAAGTTTCATGCATTGGTGGATTATGCCCACAACGCCCATAGCTACGAAGCATTGGCAGGATTTGTCCGAAATTGGCCCGGTGAACGGATTGGTGTTGTTGGGGGACCGGGCGATCGCCGTGACGAAGACTTCATCACCTTGGGGACGCTATCTGCGGAAATGTTTGATCGCATCATTGTCAAAGAAGATGATGACAATCGGGGACGCCCCCGTGGTGATGCTGCCCGGCTAATTGCGCGGGGACTGCAGCAGGCAAAACCAGACTGCCGCTATGAAGCCATCCTGGATGAAACTACTGCTATCCAAACAGCTTTGGATAGTGCACCGCTTAATAGCCTGGTCGTCATTCTGCCAGAAAGTGTAACTCGTGCAATTCAGTTGATTGAAGCACGTCGCCCGATTTCAGAGCCAGAAGTAACCCCAACCACCCCAATGACTACTTCAACGACTACTGTTGCTGAAACCCAGGTTGTGGCTGAGGTGGTTGATGCCAATCAAAGCTCAGAAGTGCCTGCATAA